The Desulfurococcaceae archaeon DNA window ATCTCACGACACGAGTTCGCCCACGCCATGGCGTCCCCTACCCCACCAGGTATTGAAGGCGCCATGGCCGTGTCTGGCGACGGCCATGCACCTCCTCTCAGCGCGTCAGGCAAGGCCTTTAACCTGGCCTTCATCCTGCTGTCTCCCCCGGTAAGATTCCCGGCGTTGACTCCAATTGAACCGCAGGCTCCACCCCTTGTGGTGCTCCCCCGCCAATTCCTTTGAGTTTCAGCCTTGCGGCCGTACTCCCCAGGCGGCGGGCTTAACGGCTTCCCTACGGCACTGGGTGGGCTCTAAGCCCACCCAACACCTAGCCCGCATCGTTTACAGCCGGGACTCTCCGGGGCATGGGGGCCGTGCAGGAGACGTTAAGTGGTAAGGAGTGCATAGTCGGCTAAGGAGTTTTCGATGCATCTTACCGCGCAGGCCGGTAAGCAAGTCCCCAATAAATAGGCCTCGTTACGACTAATCGTGTGCATGACCCCCACACCTACCCGGGTATCTAATCCGGTTCGCTCCCCCGGCTTTCGCCCCTCACCGTCGGGCGCGTTCCAGCCGAGCGCCTTCGCCACGGGTGGTCCTCCCGGGATTAACGGATTTCGCCCCATGGGGTGGAAGGTCCCAGAGGCCTCCTCTGGGAGTCTTCCATTACCCCGGGAGTACCCTCGGCCTCTCCCGCCCCCTAGCCCGGCAGTATCCCCCCCAATCCTCGGGTTAAGCCCGAGGATTTAAGGAGGGACTTACCGGGCCGGCTACGGGCGCTTTAGGCCCAATAAACACCCCGACCATGCGCGCTAGGGCCCTCTACTAGTTTCTAGAGAGGGCCCCAGTCTCGCGGGGCCGGTATTACCGCGGCGGCTGACACCGGACTTGCCCCCCGCTTACTATCCCCGCCTCCTTACAGCGGGGAACAGCCCCCTTATCGGGGGCACTCGGGGTGGCCCCGTCACGGTTTCCCGCACTCCGCTGAGGGCTCCAAGTCCATGCTACGAGGACATGTAGATGTAGTGGAGTTCCCTCATTTGCGGAGGTTTCGCGCCTGGTGCGCCCCGTAGGGCCTGGGCCCTTGTCTCAGTGCCCATCTGGGGGCTCCCGCTCTCACGGCCCCTACCCGTCGTCGGCTTGGCGGGCCGTTACCCCGCCAACAACCTGATGGGCCGCAGCCCCATCCTCGGGCGGCACGGTAGCGATAACCCCTACCGTGCCCTTTCGGGGAAGGACCCTTCCAGGCCTCCTCCCCTATGGGGGATTAGCACCAGTTTCGGGGGCCGACCAGCCGTTTAAATCCCTTTTTCAAAGGCTAGTGGGAGCTGGTCGACCTTTCCCGGTGTTATCCCCCTCCCGAGGGTAGGTTAGCCACGTGTTACTCAGCCGTCCGCCACGTCCCGCGGCGGCGGGACGTGCGACTCCCATGGCTTAGCCCCACCCCGATAGCGGTCGGGGCCGGCAGGATCAACCGGAGTTACGGCCGCTGGAAGGCGCTCGGAGATTACTGAAGCCGGAGCCGGGCCCACCTCCGTCAGACCCGAGGTTAGAGGGGTAAGTACCCCTCTAACTTCTCGGGTCTCCATTTAAGTGAGTGTCCGTAATTCTCTTTCTTAATAGAGGGGTTTAAATACTTTGCGCCTATATACCGGGCCTTCCTCTGGGTTACTGTGCCCGCGGCAGGAGGCCGTCTTTTCACTCACCGGGCTATGCCCGGCGTCTAAGCGACGCCGCCGCCGGGCGTGCCGCGGGCATCTAGTATTATTGGCTAAGCTGGCTTATAGGCGTTTCACCACTAGTTGTAACTCCAGTAAACCCGTCACCACCGTGACCGGTTCGCACACCAGAGTCTCCTGGAGTAGCTTCTTCCCGTCTACGAGTATGAAGTCAACTCCAGCCTTGCGAGCCGCAATGCAGTCGACTTCCTTGTCACCAACGTAGACCGTTTCTTCGGGCTTGAAGCCCGTTTCTCTGAGTACTTCAAGTATTACGCCAGGTTCAGGCTTACCTCTAACTCCAGGCCTAACGCCAAAGACCGCTGTAAAGTAGCCGAGAACCCCGAAGTGCTCTAAAAACTCATTTATCCTCTCAACCATGCTGGAGGAGGCGACTGCAAGAACGTAGCCCATCCCCTTAAGCGATTCCAGGCGTCCGGGTATATTCTAACCCGTGCACGCCAGTACTCCCGTACAATCCTCCTAGCCGTCATGAACTCCTCGACAATTTTGCGCGAGACCCGGTTACGCGTAAAAGCGCTCTCAATCACGGCCTCCATGGACATGCCCTCCACATCAACGCCCACCGCCTTACCGGCTTTAATGAAACTCCAGACAATGGATTCTTCGCTATCTACCAGCGTCTCGTCGAGATCGAATATTATGGGCTTCTTCAACGCTAGACACCCAGTACCCTTTCAACGAATTCCGCTACCCCCAGACCGCTAGGCTTCGAGAGGATTAGCGAAACACCCTTTTTCAACTCCTCGTCCGCGTTAGCCACTGCCGCCGACAGGCCGAGAACGCCGAGGAAGCCCAGGTCCATTACGCTATCCCCGATCCCCGCAGCCTCCTCCGGGGCTATACCGAGTTTACCGAGTACGTAGATCACCGCGCTCTTCTTACTCGCCTCGACCGGCCGTACGTGTAGGGCATACCCACTGTAATCCACCGTGTAGTCGGGATACCTCCTCTCGACGAACTCTCTAAGCACGGAGAGGACCTTGCCTGCACTACTCAAATATTCCTTCCTGAGCTTTAACGCGTAATCGTATAGCCTGAAAGCGTTCTGCCAAGAGTCTTCTACGTACTTGCCGTACTCCTTCAGGACGGCCAAGTAAACCTCCCTCGCAGATCTCCGTGCCAGCGGGACCACTCCCCAGTCGCCGTGGTAGGCTAGGCAACCGCTTTCACCTATAACTGGCCCGTTTAGACCAATATATTTCGACAATCCCACGACAATGGGAAGCGCATTACTAGAC harbors:
- a CDS encoding HAD-IA family hydrolase; protein product: MGYVLAVASSSMVERINEFLEHFGVLGYFTAVFGVRPGVRGKPEPGVILEVLRETGFKPEETVYVGDKEVDCIAARKAGVDFILVDGKKLLQETLVCEPVTVVTGLLELQLVVKRL
- a CDS encoding phosphoglycolate phosphatase; translated protein: MISRVKALFLDVDGTLTLGRNTYKLSIRAMRALRRAVSKGIVVSLVSSNALPIVVGLSKYIGLNGPVIGESGCLAYHGDWGVVPLARRSAREVYLAVLKEYGKYVEDSWQNAFRLYDYALKLRKEYLSSAGKVLSVLREFVERRYPDYTVDYSGYALHVRPVEASKKSAVIYVLGKLGIAPEEAAGIGDSVMDLGFLGVLGLSAAVANADEELKKGVSLILSKPSGLGVAEFVERVLGV